The Tautonia plasticadhaerens nucleotide sequence TCAACTTCATCGGGATGAGCGAGCGGTACGTCTTGCCGCCCTTGTCGGTGAAGGTCTCCGCCGCAGGGCCCGACGACCGGCTCGCCTGGGCCGCGGCGCCGGCCTTGGCCCTCATGAAGCCGGCGGGGTCGTCCTGCGGCTTGGGCGCCGGCCGGTCGGAGATCGGCTCCTCCTCCAGGCCGGCGAGGCCGACGAGGTGATGGCCGACGATGGCGCCGTCGCCGGCCGACTCGGTCGACATGACGAACGAGCCGTCGGCCGTGATGGCCCCGACGGCGGGCGGGCCGACGGTCCCCTGCGCCTCGTCGGGCATGAAGAAGACCGTGCCGTTGGTGATCGGCTCGCCCTTGAAGGTCACCGTCCCGCGGACACGTCCCATGGTCAGGCCATTGCCCGGGGAGCAGGCCGGCAGCAGCAGGAGCAGGGCCGCCACCGCGGTCGGGCGGCCAGTTCGGCGTGTTCGGTTCATCGGGTGCCGTATCCTGGTCGGGGCGGGGCGTTGCCGCCCGGCCTCGGGGCGATGGGATCAGAACTGGTCGGCCGAGACGACCTCACCGCCGGCCTTGGAGCCCAGCGCGTTGTAGACGCGAGAGCTGATCATCTGCTTAAGGAACCGGACCGAGCCGTCGCAGAAGGCGAAGTTCGCGCCGCCGGGGTGGTAGCTCTTGAAGGCGTAGACCACGGTCTGGTTCCGCCAGCAGTGCTGGGCGCCGGTGAAGTTGTTCAGCTGGCCGAGGTCGCAGGTTGTGCCGTCGGTCGGGTCGACCATCCCGTCCTTCAGCTCGGTCCTCCAGTTGATGGGCACGACGGTCGAGGCCATCGTCGCATTGCCGTTGGACCAGAGCAGCGCGCCGTTCATGTTTGGCGAGCACTCTCCGGCGAGCAGGGTATTGCTCGTGCCGTCCCGGACGTCGGAGATCTTGATGGACTTGCCGTCGCTGCAGTCGCCGAAGATCCCCCGGAGACGGCCGTTGCAGCCCCAGTTCGGGCCGGTGCCGGGTGGGCTCTCCCCCGAGAAGAGGTCGAAGGTCAGGTTGCCGGTCTTCTGGTCCCCCCAGTTCCCGACGTAGCAGGTTGCGGCGCCGGTGTACGGCGTCCCCAGCAGGCTCCAATTGCTCCCCGCGGTCAGCCAGGACAGGTTCTCGACCAGGCCTTCGCCCACGTCGTCGGAGGGGCAGAGGTACGAGCGCACGACGGTCCGGTAGGCGGTCACCTGGGGATCCTGGAGTGCATTGGCGTTGAGCTGATTGATGTTCGGCAGGGAGAAGTTGATCGAGTTGTAGACCGGGTTCATCTCCATCCCCGGCAGGATGAACGACAGCCAGTTCCACCAGGTCCCGTTCCAGCCCGGGTCGCTGATCCCGCCGGGCGGGAAGGCCCCGACCGCGTCGTGGTAGTTGTGGCAGGCCAGGGCGATCTGCTTGAGGTTATTGGTGCACTGGGCGCGACGCGCCGCCTCTCGGGCCGATTGGACCGCGGGGAGGAGCAGGGCGATGAGCACGCCGATGATGGCGATGACCACCAGCAGCTCGATCAGCGTGAAGCCGGGACGATCACCACGGAGACGCATGGGAGCCCTCCCGAGGGAGCGGGGATGGAATCGACGCCTCTCTACGGACGGGGGCCGGCCCGAGACACCCGGGGCTCCGCCGACCGTCCTCTCACCGACACCTCGGCCGCATGGTCGATTTGGCGGCCAACCACACCGCATCTTCACCTTATCGCGGCCCCAATCCGACGCAACGGGTGACCGCATGGTCCGGCCGATTATTCCGACGGATGCCGGCGGCCCCGCGTCGAGGCGAACCCCCTCGGGCCTCGTCGAGGCGGGGGGAGGCATCCGGGACGACGCGGAGGACATGCGGATGTCCTCGGTGATCTTGGAGCGACAATTCGGGCGCTCGTGGCCCGATTTGTCGGCGATCACGGCGGATCGCCGCCCCGACGGGCGGCCCGACGCGGGGCGAGGTCGCCTCAACGATCGTGGCCGCCGGTCGGGCCGATCGCGTCGCCCCGGTGGCCCCCCGGCCGCCAGAGGTCGATGTCGATCCCGGGGATGTCGTCGAGCGCGAGGTCGGCCAGGATGCGGCCGATCAGGCACGAGAACTTGAATCCGTGGCCGCTGCACGGGCTGGCGACGATCACCCCGGGACGGCCGGGGAGCGGGCCGAGGAGGAAGTGGGCGTCGGGGGCCTCGGTGTAGAGGCAGACCTCGGACCGCAGGAGCGGGGCATCGGCCAATGACGGGAGGACGCCCCGCAGGAAGTCGCGGACGAGGTCGACATAGGAGGCGTCGACGGCGCGGTCGACGGCGTCGGGGTCGCAGTCCGGCCCCGAGTGGCGGGCGACCTTGACGCCGGTGCCCAGGAAGTCCGGCATCCCGTAGAACGCCTCGGACGGCGACGCTCCCTTGCAGATGAAGGCGGGCAGCCGGCCGATCGCGAACGGCCCGATCGGGTCCGGCCCCAGGTAGAGGACCTGCTGGCGGGTCGGCCGGAGCCGGTCGGCCAGCCCGGGCAGGAGGCGGCCCGCCCAGGGGCCGGCCGCCACGATCAGCCGGTCGGCGGTGATGCGGAGGCGGTCGGCCAGGAGGGCCGGCCGCTCGCCGTCGAGGTCGATCCGGCGGATCGGGCACCGCTCCAGCACCTCGGTCGTCCCGGCGCCGAGGCGTCGGGCCAGCTCGATCTGGGCGGCGATCGCCCTCGATGCGGAGATCAGGCCGGCGTCGGGCTCGAAGACCGCGTCGAACTCGTCCGGGACGGCGAACGACGGGTAGGCCCGGCGCACCTCCGCGCCGCGGAGGCGGCGGTGGGGTACCCCGACCTCCTCCAGGCTCGAGGCGACCCGGGCGACGTAGTCGACCCCCGGCGGGCAGAGGCTCAGGCCGCCGATCTTCACATAGAGCAACTCGCCCGCCTCGGCTTCGAGCCGCCTCCAGGCGGCGAACGCCTCGGGCATCAGCCGGGAGTAGAGCACGTCCGCGTAGGAATGGCGGATGATCCGGGCGGCGCCGTGAGAGCTGCCCCGGTCGTGCCCCGCCTCAAACTGCTCGACCAGCAGCACGGGCTCTCCCCGGCGGGCGAGGTGGTAGGCCGCAGCGGCGCCCATGGCGCCGGCGCCGAGGATGACGTTGCGGGCGTGGCGATGGTCTATGGGCGAGACATCCGGGATCGGGCGCCCGGGCGGAGGGGGGCCCGACATGAGGATCCGAGCACCTGTGCGACTCCCGAAGACTCCGACGCGCTCGCCCTCAGAGGGCCGTCAGGTAGCGCCGGATCTCCCAGCGATCGACCTGGGCGTGATAGTCCCGCCACTCGTCCCGCTTCAGTCGGAGGAACTCGTCGGCGATCGGGCCCAATGCCTCCCGGACGACCGGGTCGGCCTCGAACGCATCCAGCGCCTCGTCGAGCGACTGCGGCAGGCGGGCGATCCCTCGCGCTGCCATCTCCTCCGGGCCGGCCTCGTAGAGGTTGCCCCGATTCGGCTCGCCGGGGTCGATCGCGTTGGCGACCCCGTCGAGGCCCGCCGAGAGGTAGGCGGCCAGCGCGAGGTAGGGGTTGCACGACGCCGAGACGGTCCGGTCCTCGAAGTGGCCCGGCTCGGGCGTCCGGATCATCTGAGTCCGGTTGTTGTCGCCGTAGGAGACGAAGGCCGGGGTCCAGGTGTAGCCCGACCGGGACCCGAGCGTCGCGGCCCCCCCCTGCAGGCGCTTGTAGCAATTGACCGTCGGCGACGCGACGGCGCACAGCGCAGGCGCGTGCCGCAGGACGCCCCCCAGGAAGTGGTAGCCGAGGGCCGAGATGCCGAGGCCCCGGCGGTCGTCCTCGTCGACGAAGAGGTTCGCCCCGCTCTCGGCGTCGGCCAGGTGGAAGTGGACGTGGGCCCCCGAGCCGGTGCGATCGGGGAACGGCTTGGGCATGAAGGTCGCGACGGCGTCGAACCGCCGGGCGACCTGGCCGGCCATCATCCGGAAGAAGGTCAGGCGGTCCGCCGTGACCAGGGCGTCGGCGTACCGGAAGTTGATCTCGAACTGCGAGTTGGCGTCCTCGTGGTCGGACTGGTAGACCCCCCATCCCAGTGCCTGCAGCGTGTCGTTCATGGCCCGGAGGAAGCCGAGGGCGCCGGACAACCCGTTGTAGTCGTAGCAGGGCTTTTGGAGGTCGTCGACGCGATCCGGGTCCCAGCCGGAGATCGAGCCGTCGGCGTCTCGGGTGACGAGGAAGAACTCCGGCTCCATGCCGACGTTGAAGGAGAAGCCGAGGCCCCGGGCGCGGTCCAGGACCCGCCGGAGGTTCACGCGAGGGCAATAGGGGTGGGGCTCGCCGTCGACGAACAGCTCCGCGGCGAATCGGGCGACGCCCGGCTCGTAGGGCAGCGGGGTGTAGCTGTCGAGGTCGATCCGGGCCATCAGGTCGTGCGAATGCGGCCCCTGCCCCATGCCCCAGATCGCACCGCCCGCGAACCCGGCGCCCGACTCGAACGCGGGCACCAGGCCCGACGCCGGCACGAGCTTCACCTTGGCCGCGCCGTGGAGGTCCACGAACTGGACCAGGAGGTAGTCGATTCGGTCGGCGTCCAGCCGATCCCGGAGCGCGGCCAGCCGAGGGTCGGTTGTGTTCATCGGATCTCCCCAGGGTCGAGCGAGGCCGGCGCGGCCGACGGCCTCCGAGGACGGCGGGGAGAGGGCGACCGGAGGCGACCCGATCATGATGGCGACAGCGGGCTCGCGGTCACTATACTTGTCCCGACCGCGAGCGTTCTCGCCGGATCGGCACGAGGACCGGGCATGTGCGGGGTCATCGGCTTCATGGACAAGCTGGGCCGGGCCGACTGCCCGTCGGGCCTCGTGACGATGGCGATGCTCGACGCCCTCGGCTGCCGGGGGCCCGACAGCGCCGGCCTGGCCGTCCTCCGAGGGGACGCCGAGGGGCCGGCCGGCTGGACCGTCCGGATCTCCGGCGTCGATGCCGGGTCGGTCGCCCAGGCCCTCGACGGGCTCGGGGAGGTCGGCCGGATCCGGCTCGACGGCGAGACCGTCGTCGCCTGCATCCGGGCCGCCCCCGGCGTGACCGCCGAGCAGGTCGAGCGGGCGCTGGGCGGCCGGAGGGGAGGGCCGGAGGTGCTCTGCCTGGGCTCGGCGCTCGACCTGGTCAAGCAGGTC carries:
- the glnT gene encoding type III glutamate--ammonia ligase translates to MNTTDPRLAALRDRLDADRIDYLLVQFVDLHGAAKVKLVPASGLVPAFESGAGFAGGAIWGMGQGPHSHDLMARIDLDSYTPLPYEPGVARFAAELFVDGEPHPYCPRVNLRRVLDRARGLGFSFNVGMEPEFFLVTRDADGSISGWDPDRVDDLQKPCYDYNGLSGALGFLRAMNDTLQALGWGVYQSDHEDANSQFEINFRYADALVTADRLTFFRMMAGQVARRFDAVATFMPKPFPDRTGSGAHVHFHLADAESGANLFVDEDDRRGLGISALGYHFLGGVLRHAPALCAVASPTVNCYKRLQGGAATLGSRSGYTWTPAFVSYGDNNRTQMIRTPEPGHFEDRTVSASCNPYLALAAYLSAGLDGVANAIDPGEPNRGNLYEAGPEEMAARGIARLPQSLDEALDAFEADPVVREALGPIADEFLRLKRDEWRDYHAQVDRWEIRRYLTAL
- the solA gene encoding N-methyl-L-tryptophan oxidase translates to MSGPPPPGRPIPDVSPIDHRHARNVILGAGAMGAAAAYHLARRGEPVLLVEQFEAGHDRGSSHGAARIIRHSYADVLYSRLMPEAFAAWRRLEAEAGELLYVKIGGLSLCPPGVDYVARVASSLEEVGVPHRRLRGAEVRRAYPSFAVPDEFDAVFEPDAGLISASRAIAAQIELARRLGAGTTEVLERCPIRRIDLDGERPALLADRLRITADRLIVAAGPWAGRLLPGLADRLRPTRQQVLYLGPDPIGPFAIGRLPAFICKGASPSEAFYGMPDFLGTGVKVARHSGPDCDPDAVDRAVDASYVDLVRDFLRGVLPSLADAPLLRSEVCLYTEAPDAHFLLGPLPGRPGVIVASPCSGHGFKFSCLIGRILADLALDDIPGIDIDLWRPGGHRGDAIGPTGGHDR
- a CDS encoding DUF1559 family PulG-like putative transporter, with product MRLRGDRPGFTLIELLVVIAIIGVLIALLLPAVQSAREAARRAQCTNNLKQIALACHNYHDAVGAFPPGGISDPGWNGTWWNWLSFILPGMEMNPVYNSINFSLPNINQLNANALQDPQVTAYRTVVRSYLCPSDDVGEGLVENLSWLTAGSNWSLLGTPYTGAATCYVGNWGDQKTGNLTFDLFSGESPPGTGPNWGCNGRLRGIFGDCSDGKSIKISDVRDGTSNTLLAGECSPNMNGALLWSNGNATMASTVVPINWRTELKDGMVDPTDGTTCDLGQLNNFTGAQHCWRNQTVVYAFKSYHPGGANFAFCDGSVRFLKQMISSRVYNALGSKAGGEVVSADQF